From the genome of Rana temporaria chromosome 8, aRanTem1.1, whole genome shotgun sequence:
atgaaaaaaaaatcaaggcaCATAGGctgttttacattttaaaatagatAAATGCTCACCTTAATAAAAGCATAAGCATCAAtgcagaaaactaaaaaaaaaatctgtactttGATATCTCTGATCTTTTAaagttaaaatgtatgtaaagccccacattttttttagtttggataTAATAAGGAAGGGTTAAAATTGATGTCAGCTTAATTGTTTTGCTGGGGAAAttcctcttcacttcctgtcttggagaCACAAAAAGGAAACCATTAGGGGGAATttcgtcttaggccccgtacacacgacagaattcagccagaaactcggtcggagctgaattctgccgagaaacccggccgtgtgtacactttcggccgaggaagccgatgaggacctcggcgaggaaatagagaacatgttctctatttcctcgttgttcaatgggaaatttcagctcgccgaggtcctcagcggcttcacaaggaactcgacggacaaaacgatgtgttttgcccgtcgagttcctcggacgtgtgtacggggccttagacagttgtcacctgaactagtatacaggcataccccacttttaagtacacaatggggattatttactaaagctggaaaccgtaaaatcaggctcacttctgcatagaaaccaatgagcttctaaccccagcttgttcaattaagcctggtaataaaatctggaagctcattggtttctgtgcagaagtgagcctgattgtgcgctttccagttttagtaaataaaccccattgtgacagcttgcagcttcacagcaggCTGCTCACTGTGCATGCTCAAGCCACGCTACATTTTGTGAATGGCcctgtagtcttctgggacctgtgacaagtTCCAGGAGACTGCAAGGGAGGGATGGGGAGAACTTCTGTTCGGATCACCTAGGTCAGTGGTGTCAAACTTAATTATATTGTGgggcgcatcagcattatgattacaCTCAAAAGGGACGCtgttgctgggaagaagctggatgcattgcttgaaagcagagagtaagggtctggagtaggaccagagaagGGCTATAgctttcctgcagctgcaggagaggtgcgagggccacattaaaaggcctggagggccggattcggcccgcgggccttgtgtttgacacctgtgacctAGGTGATCTGAGCGGAAgttgggagcaggtacctggttttaaagtcaaaaccaggtacccgctccctccCCCTCAAAAAAGTGCTATTTCTTAAAGGTGGAGGGAGACCTTAAAGTGGACTCTATTCATGCAGTCTAAGCACATATatatgtagtgtttacttatctctctccaaagctctaattattgtttctctctggtgctttgttcctctTTTATCAGcataagtcacttctgacaagttctctgacacatgAGATAACATGAGTTGAAAATCTGTGTTGGGGAGGGAGCTTAGAGGGCGATAAGTagggagcttgtctattcagagtacagctctgcatgttccttcgttcctctgcctatgtggagggggggggtccctTTCCTCTAATACGCTCTGAAATAGTGTAAGCACAGTCTCCCCACCCACCACTATGTATTGTTAAATGAGTAAGAATATTTTTAACAGGATCTGCACTTTTCAGAGGGTATATAAAGGGAAAGACAGCAGTAAAACGTATGTaatacttatgtagggagatttgcttcattcctgtgtatcatctgaggctgttcactttactgggtatatgtgagggtttacatccacgttTAGTGGAATTTATTATAATGAAGATATACTGTAGGTCCCAGACACTTGCTAAATGCAACAGTTACATTCAGTTACATTCATCTAAAGTGTTGTTCCATTATGTAATCAGCTCCCTTCTACTAGAATAAATGTCTCTAAAAAGCCTTTTAACTTATGTGTTCTGTTTGCTGCATTAAACAATGTGCTGTGATATGAAACTAACAGCTTGATTATTTGCTATAGAGAAAACATGAAAATATGGTTAGATGTGTTATAGAATGCTTTGCCTGTACATCATAGAAATCTCATGttctttgctgtgtgctttgcatGTTTACTCTGACTGCTGTTTTCTCCTTTATGGCCTGCATGTATGCTGCTACAGGACTACGCTTTGGAAATAAATGGCAGAACTGACTACAGTGCTCTGTCTAGCCAAACAGCTGTGCCTCTGGGTGGTGGAGCGACCACCAACGGGACAATGTCAGGCTACCTGAACAAGCAAGAGATCCACCAGTCGCATAGCTCATCTTTTGTAAAGCCATCTCTGAACACTTCTTGGTCTTCTTACTCTGTGACTTCTGATACATCTCCTATCAGGCGTAGCATAAGTGCAACATCAGATGTTTTAGTAAATGCTGAAAATGATCAAAACCCGTTTAGTTCGCCTAAGAAAGGACTATATAACAATCCCATTGGCCTATATTCAGCTGAGACCCTTAATGAAATGGCTGGAAAGCATAAGCTAAGTCTCAAGGGAAGGGCTTCAGAAAGCTTTCTTCTTAGAGGGTATGTAAGATATTTTAATTTAACTGTAAATATTATATATGAAGTGTTTCACATATATATCTGCTTGGCACAATTTGCTACCTTTCACAATATAACCATAGGGCTGGATTCAGTGTACTTAAAGGGTCCACCCAAAACTGACGTCTTCAATTTCTAATTAGATCAGTGGGCTCAATCACATATAAGCTATATGTTGCAGAGACTCTATTATGACTTCACAGCTTTTCCCACTGGCATGGCTGttataaaaattattaattatcattgaatatataatttagtgtaccATTATGGAAACTGCAGCCAGAGAGCAGCGAGACTAGTCAAGCTGCAGTAGGGGAGGAAGACTTTTTGGAAAAAGTGGAGTCTCTGTGATATCAAAAGCCTATGGGTAGTTCAGGCCATTAAAGCCCACCTATAATTGAAGTTCCGGTTTTCAGTGGACAGAATCTTAAGTATGcttttaatataaaaaacaatttaaataatAATTGTTTTAAATGTACTGATTAAATAAACATACAGATACCAGACACATTGCCTGTATGTAAAACGTGCAATTGTACTGGCAATCAGAAAATGATTCTTCAGGAGGAcagtaataaataaaaaggacCTTGTAACAACTTGAAGAGCTGCCATTTGGCCAGAAATTTTAATACAGTACTCTTGATGAATTTAGCTGCATTATTTTGGCTTCATATATTGATGTCTGGATCTGCATTTGACAATAACTGTTGGTGGTTGGTTATATTATTTGGAGTAGGTCTGCTTTCTCATTCCTGGCATTAGCCATGAGCATTGTAACGTTGCCATAAACACTGACCTTTCTGCTACCCGTCTTGTTCTTTGGAACAGCTGCACATGTCCTCCTGATCATAATGCTATTTGGTATTTGTTAAATTGAAACTTCACTGAATGTCACAGTATTGTCAATGTAGAGGGGCAAAGTACTGCACAGGAAGAAAGGAAAGACTCCAGGTAACCTTTTGGTATCACTTGAGATCAGAATTATAAGTGTTACCTTACTTCAGAAGTAGAaattttgtataattttgttcATAACAATCCATAAGCATGTTTATCAGTTACTGTCAACATGGAATTAGAaaactgatttactaaaggcaatagaCTGTTCTTTTATCATAGGATATCACACTTTTCAAAGGAAATATCcccaaagcttagtgaatgagatggcactctgctgacttccatcatccaatcatgtgcatgcaaaaattgtgttttttatttccttgcatgtgatttggTTTCCTATGCAAAGTAAAATTTTACCACGCTCACTAAGTTCTGGGTAAAATTCACTTTTAAAGTAAACAGTCTAATTGCTTTGAGTAAATCAAGGCAAATTATAAACTTTGTGTATAGGCAGCTTTGCTATGATATCTATAAAATCACTTGGCGTTTTAATTCATGTAAATAagtatatattttcatttttaatttcaagTAGCAGTCATATGGTCCAGCCTTTTTGTACAGGTTTGTGTCATGAATAATTACAACAAAACACATAGAATTCCATCTATCACATTAGAATGGTATACTGCATAATTTTGAAACAAGCTGGCTAGATTTAATGATCAGAAGGTAACTTAAAGAAGACTATTCTTAAGATTGATCTgtaattattaaaggggttgtaaagcttcgtgtttttgtACCTTAAtggatcttaatgcattaaggtgaaaaaacaccttgcactcttggGCCCCCCAACCcaaccgttttacttacctgagccacgaaattctgtgggcgcgatcccgcgatggtttcccccagcttgaggtggCTCTTCCTTGGAGATTGATaatagcacagccattggctcccactgctgtcaatcaaatcaatgatgctgCGTGCCAGGGgtcagggccgagtgatacagtcggcggtcaTGGTCGTCGGGAGCGCGAGTGCGCAAGCtaaccccttgggagagcgcttgccagaagggggttagctgttgCAGGGAGGTGCCGAGACAGCCGCCACGGGACCCCAGAAtacgaggatcagggccactctgtgcaaaacgaactgcacagtggaggtaagtatggtatgtttgttatttaaaaaaataaaataaatacctttacaacccctttgagcgAAATGGTAAGTAATGCAGCAGGGGTAGTGCTTTTAGGAAAATGTTTTCTCTATATCATTTCAACTTCCTCTCAGCCCTAAAGTGGTAATTGagctgcagggggggcaggggatAGGATTTAGAAAAACATGTAGACCACTGGAGAGTGATGTGATCTGCGTACTCCCGTGTCAGTGGATCAAGCTCTCCTACACATAGTGGCACATACCCCTGTTTAACTTCTAGGGAGTTTATTTACCTAAAGAAAACAGGCTGTTTGTTTTGCAAGGAGAGTTCCACTTTGCAAAGaagtttccccagagcttagttacAAAATGGAGCTCTACTGACATCCATTGTCCAATaatgtgtaagcaaaaatgctgttcttttttcattttgcttgcatgtgatcggttattctttgtaaagtgaagtttcatcacattcactaatttccttgcaaagtgcaactttcattacaaagtaaacagcctagttgcctttagtaaatcaactcataTAGGTCTACTGTGGAAGTACTAGATACTTTTCATACAAAGCAGTGGGATTCAGTATACAGTAAGTAGTATAAGTGAATCAAAGTTCTTACAGTTTAACTTTACAGAAGAGACAAATGAGAAAAATGGATGCCATCTGCAATGTTTGGTTgccttttttaacaaaaattattGAAACTAATATCTGCACGATCTTGACATGTAAAGGCAATAATGTTATGTCCAAGTGCATAATGTATTATACACATAAGCCTCAGGTAACAAGTTAGTAGCTCCCACTTGTGGGGGACCCCCTGCTTGGCATGTTGCTTATTGGCCCCGTTTTCAGCACCTTCTACTTCAGGCCGTGTGGGCTTTTCCTGGATACATTTGAAATGTTTCAATATATTTCTGCATGTAGATTTAATGCCTGTGTGTCTATGATATAACCTAGGTTTAAAAAAGCATTCACACCTAAACAGAGTGTATTCCTAGTGATTTTAAAGCATTTTACAAGCTTTAACATATTGTTTTTGCATATGTATCTAGCTTCAGGCATTTGTTTCCTGGGCTGGGCAAGTCAAGAAGATCAGTTCCAGAGAaggagaggagtttttcaggtgcaaaggcacaaaaatgcatgtaATTGTGTGTCTCAAGCATTTACAGGTGCACCCATTGATGGCTATGctcaaaaaaaaagtgaatatacTTTTTGATCATAGGGCCTAGAGCATGGGGATGACTTAGTATACAAGTGTAAACAGGGACAGGGAGAAAGAAGGATTGTCCATGTTGAGCTTAGTCAGACATAGGAAAATGACTGTAAAAGCTGTGCTCAAGTGTGAATGTTGTCTTAGATATATTCAGTGCACTGTACCAGTGCCTACGCATAAAAGTTATTTTCAGCTTCTGTCAGTTCCTGAGCACTTTGGTATCTCATCCGACTTTCCCGACTGTCATTCTGATTTGACACCATTTTCATCCATCATCTGACTGCTCTGGCTTTACAACTGGTTCTGATAATTCTTCTGCTTTAGGATGGAGTACTTAATTTGCTCTTCTATTGCCTGCCTTTCATCGGTGGGGCCATTTTGATGACTGCAACTTTACACACAGCCATGTACCATTCCAATGAGGTCAGCAGCAGTGAAGACCATTAACACTTTACGCTTTGTGTCACCAGCTGTAGATTTTAACTCTGACCAATGCACAGAAGCTCCCCCGTACCCATGACACAATTAAATGTATCatccatacatatatacattctCAATCTATGTATATGTTAATAggtagaacaaaaataaaaaaaaatgctattccaTCGTCACAATTGCTAAACTATTAATGAAAAGTTGCTGGCATCTTCCTTCTACTTCCACGTATCCATTCAAGGAACAAAACAGACCAAGTAGTTCTTCTAGATCTTCTGTGCTGCAGGCTTCTTCATCGTTCCGTGTGTACTGCCTTCATTTCTGTACAGGAAAGTTGGAACGGATTCCTCTGCTAACTTGACTGTTTAATGGGTATTACTTCTGCCTGGCTGAGTGCAGTTACATGAACATCTGGAGAATGTGAAGTTGTATACATTCATTCAGCTCTGAAATAATGTATTTCCACCTTGGAAATACGTTGCATTTTTTTCCATCTTCTCTGAGTAATAAATTTAATTTTGTTACTCTCCTGTTCTACCTTAAAAATGTCATCTGAAGCTCAGGAGATTAAAACAGACACAGGGACCTATTTTACCAAATGATACTGTTACACTGTGTTTGACTGTAAGGGGATGCTCAGCTGTTGAACACATACCAAAAATGGCTATATGACTATCTGCTTACAGACTCCAGCTTGTTCCTAATATATCTCACTAGATACTATAGCAGGCAGATATTTCAGAGGCTAAGAGAAATGGCAAATGTGTCTACAAGCGAAAGAGGTGATTCTCTGTTTTCAGGGGAAATAGCAGAACAGCCATTATTTAAAGTACATCAATTTATTATTTTAGGTGTAGTAAACAAAGGAAGTAATGAGAGGTTGACAGTAGAAAGATTTTAGAGTTAACAcaaagcaaaaatatgtaggcatATGAATCTTTTTAAGACATACCGGTAATTACTCTTTATATATGCTGAATTGCACACGTTGCTATCTTGAAATACTAAAGCTTTAATTCTGTACATTATAAAGCCTTTGGTTAACAAAGAAAATATAACTGGATAGAAAATATAACTGTAGCACTTTCATAAGATATCTGTACTTTTGTTAGAATGCACAAAGGAGAAGCTCATGTGCTTTACACATCAATGTGTTTATAATACAATTAGATTTTTACTTCTTGTCACTGTACAAATTAAAGAAAATGGAAGAGTCATTCAAATGTATCTAaagccaacttttgttttttttagttttggatagagaaggGAAAGATAAGAACccttattgagttttttttttatgactgacaggttgatttactaaaaactggagagtgcaaaatctgatgcagctgtgcatggtagccaatcagctctcactttgacaaaaaaaaactggaagctgattggtttctatgcagagctggaccagatttttcactctccagttttagtaaatcagcctccatGTGTTCCCACTTGGAAGATTCCTTTTGCTTCAACAATATAATGTTGaagcaataaaataataaaaataataaaatatgggGTGATCTTAGAAGGGtctaaagaatgaaaaaaaaaatgtttttctccttACTTACCTGTAATGAAGTATGTCCTAAATCATGCAGTCTAATGGATCCTGTAGACCTACTCTCTGCAAGTTGCCCGGTCTTCTTCCTGGCACTGAACCTCTGGCACCAAGGTTTTTTAATAGCTGTGGTTCTTCAGGACGAACTGCATTAGAGCTCCTCCTCCTTACTTTCCCATTGAGAAAaggttttttttcattgtttacaCTGAATGTAACACAATCTTGGAATGAGGGAGAGTCAAAAGAATGACAGGATTATATCCACCATTCAGTGTAAAAATGAAAGAACTTTTCTCAATGGGGAAGGAGGGAATAGTGGGACCCCACTCTAATGCAGTTCAGTCCAAAGACCCAAAGCTATTAACCATCGTAGCTCCAAATATTCAGTGCCAAGATTATACGGCCCAGGCAATCTACAGAGATGATTTCTACAAGATCCTCCGGCCTGCAAGAAATGACACATCCTTCTTTACAGGTAAGTTAGGTTACTTAAGCTGTGGAGATAAAAAAGCTAAACATCAGCTTTAAAATTGTACTATGTACTAATTTTAAAACATCAGCActgtaatagcaatacaaacaattttttatttttgacaattCAGGATAAGCTTACCTAAAAAATCTCCTATTATGTTATAAGGGCTGCCTGCCTACTGGTCATCTCTTTTCACAACTTCCTGAATACCCTGCATGCTTttgagcttctcctctgctgtttactttcaattttgAAGGACTACATATACCATGGTACCTTCCTGCTTGTAAGCATGGATTCTTGTAGTGACTCCACCTCCtggaactcctcctctcagcacctctgtacatcagaaggcaggctcttttAACTGTGTGACACAGCACTGCCTATtaacagggcatagtgaatatgtgtcacagaattcaggATAGTGGGGATCTTCGCAAAGCaaatttacaaacttcaagattgtTTGGAATAGAAGGAGTAGGCTAGAAaaaattgaaatacaatgtggaaatgaatATATAATTTTACGTTTTGACCATACAGTATGCTTTAACAAAATCACTAAttgtttggcaaaaaaaaactgttcacaTTTAAGTTATGTATTTAGCCATAAGCCTGCAATTCTGTATTAAGATGAATTGACTGCATATGTGGCTTACCATATGTAAAATACACACAATTGCTGTCCACCTAAAACACTACTAAATATTTTAGTGAACACAGGAACTAATATACAATCCAATAAAATGTTTCATAAACCTTGTAAGCTTTTATTAGCATTAGTTCCTACATTATGTATTCTGTGACATGTGTTAACCACAGACCATAAGATTTTTTCCcttaatgacaggccattttttgcgatacgacactgcgtcaccttaactgacaattgcatggtcgtgcaatgctatacccaaacaaaattgacgtccttttttccccacaaatagagctttcttttggtggtatttgattgcctctacggttaaaaaatgtttgggctataaacaaaaaaatagcgacaatttaaaaaaaaaaagcaatattttttactttttgctataataaatgtcccaaaTTAagaagcctatattgattggtttgtgcaaaagttatagtgtctacaaaataggggatacatttatgttatttttattatttattttacttttactagta
Proteins encoded in this window:
- the LOC120908974 gene encoding LIM domain-binding protein 3-like codes for the protein MLLQDYALEINGRTDYSALSSQTAVPLGGGATTNGTMSGYLNKQEIHQSHSSSFVKPSLNTSWSSYSVTSDTSPIRRSISATSDVLVNAENDQNPFSSPKKGLYNNPIGLYSAETLNEMAGKHKLSLKGRASESFLLRGYVRYFNLTVNIIYEVFHIYICLAQFATFHNITIGLDSVYLKGPPKTDVFNF